Proteins found in one Streptomyces sp. NBC_00461 genomic segment:
- a CDS encoding NADPH-dependent F420 reductase → MRYGVLGTGEVGRTLGGKLAELGHEVTLGSRSKDNPTALEWARGAGAGAQAGTFAEAASSAEVVVVAVGGRVALTALEAAGAENLDGKVVVDVSNPMAFEDGELRLSPVESDSVGEQIQRAFPHARVVKTLNTVNSNVMVDPSLVPGEHQIFVCGTDASAKEQVIGLLGEFGWPPHRVLDLGGIRSARSVEMLLPLWLDLFRNLGHAEFNIEVRRGH, encoded by the coding sequence ATGCGGTACGGGGTTCTGGGCACGGGCGAGGTCGGCCGTACGCTCGGCGGAAAGCTTGCGGAGCTGGGCCACGAGGTGACTCTGGGTTCCCGCTCGAAGGACAACCCCACCGCCCTGGAGTGGGCGCGCGGCGCCGGCGCGGGAGCACAGGCCGGCACGTTCGCGGAGGCGGCCTCGTCCGCCGAGGTGGTCGTGGTCGCCGTCGGGGGCCGGGTGGCGCTCACGGCTCTGGAGGCGGCGGGGGCGGAGAACCTCGACGGGAAGGTCGTCGTCGACGTCTCCAACCCGATGGCGTTCGAGGACGGGGAGCTGAGGCTGTCGCCCGTCGAGTCGGACAGCGTGGGCGAGCAGATCCAGCGCGCGTTCCCGCACGCGCGTGTGGTGAAGACCCTCAACACCGTCAACTCCAACGTGATGGTGGATCCCTCGCTGGTGCCGGGCGAACACCAGATCTTCGTGTGCGGTACGGACGCGAGCGCCAAGGAGCAGGTCATCGGTCTCCTCGGGGAGTTCGGGTGGCCGCCGCACCGGGTGCTCGACCTGGGTGGCATCCGGTCGGCGCGGAGCGTGGAGATGCTGCTGCCGTTGTGGCTCGACCTCTTCCGGAATCTCGGGCACGCGGAGTTCAACATCGAGGTGCGCAGGGGGCATTGA
- a CDS encoding RNA polymerase sigma-70 factor: protein MTTDTGTDVFEDHRPVLMGVAYRMLGRVADAEDVVQEAWLRWSGADRAEVREPRGYLVRITTRLAIDRLRQVKARNEAYVGPWLPEPYVTDFGDTVPDTAERAVLADSVSLAVLVVLESLSPLERAVFVLREAFGYPYADIAAMLERGEPAVRQLAGRARRHVEERRPRYEVDPGRRRELTERFLAAAGEGDLEGLMALLAPDVRLVGDSGGKSRAPLRVLESADKVGRFLVGVAQKGVADLSFRFMEINGGLAVVILSAGKPDSVFQVDVFEGRIQAVYIMRNPDKLLSLAEV, encoded by the coding sequence GTGACCACGGACACCGGAACCGACGTCTTCGAAGACCACCGCCCCGTCCTCATGGGCGTCGCCTACCGCATGCTCGGGCGGGTGGCCGACGCGGAGGACGTCGTCCAGGAGGCGTGGCTGCGCTGGTCCGGCGCCGACCGCGCCGAGGTGCGGGAACCGCGCGGCTATCTGGTGCGCATCACCACCCGCCTCGCCATCGACCGGCTGCGCCAGGTCAAGGCGCGCAACGAGGCGTACGTCGGGCCCTGGCTGCCCGAGCCGTACGTGACCGACTTCGGGGACACCGTCCCGGACACCGCCGAGCGGGCCGTGCTCGCCGACTCCGTCTCCCTGGCCGTCCTCGTCGTCCTGGAGTCGCTGTCGCCGCTGGAGCGGGCCGTGTTCGTGCTCAGAGAGGCCTTCGGCTACCCCTACGCGGACATCGCCGCCATGCTGGAGCGCGGCGAGCCGGCCGTGCGCCAGCTGGCCGGGCGGGCCCGCAGGCACGTCGAGGAGCGCCGGCCGCGCTACGAGGTCGACCCCGGCCGGCGTCGTGAGCTGACCGAGCGGTTCCTCGCCGCCGCCGGGGAAGGCGATCTGGAAGGTCTCATGGCGCTGCTCGCGCCCGATGTGCGCCTGGTGGGCGACAGCGGCGGCAAGTCCCGGGCGCCGCTGCGGGTCCTGGAGAGCGCCGACAAGGTGGGCCGTTTCCTCGTCGGGGTCGCCCAGAAGGGCGTGGCGGACCTGTCCTTCCGCTTCATGGAGATCAACGGCGGCCTCGCGGTCGTCATCCTCTCGGCGGGCAAACCCGACAGCGTCTTCCAGGTGGACGTCTTCGAGGGGCGCATCCAGGCCGTCTACATCATGCGCAACCCCGACAAGCTGCTGTCGCTGGCCGAGGTCTAG
- a CDS encoding transposase family protein yields MTTARHDKLTELREAGLGALADLGFVGLDDDPDDHPAIITGRKATRNHKLTEGEKEANRLLSRERAVGEHGFANLKTWRCLTKVRMHARHATTLLRALLVLANTEIQR; encoded by the coding sequence ATCACCACCGCCCGCCACGACAAGCTCACCGAGCTGCGCGAGGCCGGCCTCGGCGCCCTGGCCGACCTCGGCTTCGTCGGCCTGGACGACGACCCCGACGACCACCCCGCGATCATCACCGGCCGCAAAGCCACCCGGAACCACAAGCTCACCGAGGGGGAGAAGGAGGCGAACCGTCTGCTCAGCCGCGAACGCGCCGTCGGCGAGCACGGCTTCGCCAACCTCAAGACCTGGCGCTGCCTCACCAAGGTCCGCATGCACGCCCGCCACGCGACCACCCTCCTGCGGGCCCTCCTCGTCCTCGCGAACACCGAGATCCAGAGGTGA
- a CDS encoding alpha-L-fucosidase: MTSAPLSRRSLIKAAALAGGTVAFGLPQALWPTAAEAYSVPSKMDWWYQARFGMFIHFGSYSYLGHGEWAFSSESWSKANYQTQVSAHFNPTAFNAATIAQLAADAGMKYLVITAKHHEGFAMWDSNVPSFTDTTGTKLYNLHDYAGVQGDLLAALKTECEARGVKFGLYYSILDWNHPSQTIRSGGVTTMASQAARTGYIADMKAQLQELLDRYDPALLWFDGDWFGEPSSPTLQDWWLRSDGVDLYNWLIARKPGLVVNERVKRDLGLGDYTVAEFGVPNAPLERQWERCDTMNGAWGYQAGRENSYRPVKDFVQELVTCVSRDGNFLLNIGPKGDGSVTAGSVTILRGLASWMATYGDSVHGATASPFTTDPTWGRATKKDGKLFAHVFTWPAGGVLQIPAITNTISRVYLMNNPSASLTYTVSGGQISVTVPATAPDANDSVVCVEVSGVPTAAGGARVTVFQDVSYSSASAVLTLGSYTSSQLSAAGVGSATISSLRVPQGYRVTGYSGDNFTGTAWTFTADNPDLRVTGNNDAIVSLKVTFNPATYFRLINVTDGLALDSGGNVASGSNLKQWTPVDSPNLQWQAVDLGDGYYRLVNRANGMVADGWGSTSDGAPAQQAAWNGGPHQQWKVTDRGNGQYSIANRTTGLVLDGGGQVPSGSVTKQWTWVTNNNLLWTFQPTS, from the coding sequence ATGACCTCCGCTCCCCTCAGCAGGCGCTCCCTCATCAAGGCCGCCGCCCTCGCCGGCGGCACCGTGGCCTTCGGGCTGCCGCAGGCCCTGTGGCCCACCGCCGCCGAGGCGTACTCGGTCCCCTCGAAGATGGACTGGTGGTACCAGGCCCGGTTCGGGATGTTCATCCACTTCGGGTCCTACTCCTACCTCGGCCACGGCGAGTGGGCCTTCAGCTCCGAGAGCTGGTCCAAGGCCAACTACCAGACCCAGGTGTCCGCGCACTTCAACCCCACCGCGTTCAACGCGGCAACCATCGCCCAACTGGCGGCGGACGCCGGCATGAAGTACCTGGTCATCACTGCCAAACACCATGAAGGCTTCGCCATGTGGGACTCCAACGTCCCCAGCTTCACCGACACCACCGGCACCAAGCTGTACAACCTGCACGACTACGCCGGTGTCCAGGGTGATCTGCTGGCGGCGCTCAAGACCGAGTGCGAGGCACGAGGCGTCAAATTCGGGCTCTACTACTCGATCCTGGACTGGAACCACCCCTCCCAGACCATCCGAAGCGGCGGTGTCACCACGATGGCATCGCAGGCTGCCCGCACAGGTTATATCGCGGACATGAAAGCCCAACTGCAGGAGCTGCTGGACCGCTACGACCCGGCGCTCCTGTGGTTCGACGGCGACTGGTTCGGCGAACCCTCCAGCCCCACCCTCCAGGACTGGTGGCTGCGGTCGGACGGTGTCGACCTCTACAACTGGCTGATCGCCCGCAAGCCCGGACTCGTCGTCAACGAACGGGTCAAGCGGGACCTCGGTCTGGGCGACTACACGGTCGCGGAGTTCGGTGTCCCCAACGCGCCGCTGGAGCGCCAGTGGGAGAGATGCGACACGATGAACGGTGCCTGGGGCTACCAGGCGGGCCGAGAGAACTCCTACCGCCCCGTCAAGGATTTCGTTCAGGAGCTCGTCACCTGCGTCTCGCGGGACGGCAACTTCCTGCTGAACATCGGCCCCAAGGGCGACGGCTCGGTCACCGCCGGATCCGTGACCATCCTGCGCGGCCTGGCCTCCTGGATGGCGACGTACGGCGACAGCGTGCACGGAGCCACGGCAAGCCCCTTCACCACCGACCCCACTTGGGGGAGGGCCACCAAGAAGGACGGCAAGCTGTTCGCCCACGTCTTCACCTGGCCCGCGGGCGGCGTGCTGCAGATCCCGGCGATCACCAACACGATCAGCCGCGTCTACCTGATGAACAACCCCTCGGCCTCGCTCACCTACACCGTCAGCGGCGGCCAGATCAGCGTCACCGTGCCGGCTACCGCCCCGGACGCCAATGACTCCGTGGTCTGCGTCGAGGTCAGCGGCGTCCCCACGGCCGCCGGCGGAGCCCGGGTGACCGTGTTCCAGGACGTGAGTTACTCCTCGGCGAGCGCCGTCCTGACGCTGGGCAGCTACACCTCCTCCCAGCTGTCGGCCGCGGGGGTGGGGTCCGCGACCATCTCCTCGCTGAGGGTGCCCCAGGGCTACCGGGTGACGGGCTACTCCGGCGACAACTTCACCGGCACGGCCTGGACGTTCACCGCGGACAATCCCGACCTGCGGGTGACCGGCAACAACGACGCCATCGTCTCGCTGAAGGTCACCTTCAATCCGGCCACGTACTTCCGTCTGATCAACGTCACCGACGGTCTGGCCCTGGACAGCGGCGGCAACGTCGCCAGCGGCTCGAACCTCAAGCAGTGGACCCCGGTCGACAGCCCCAACCTCCAGTGGCAGGCCGTAGACCTCGGCGACGGCTACTACAGGCTGGTCAACCGCGCCAACGGCATGGTCGCCGACGGCTGGGGCTCGACCAGCGACGGCGCTCCAGCCCAGCAAGCGGCCTGGAACGGCGGCCCCCACCAGCAGTGGAAGGTAACCGACCGCGGCAACGGCCAGTACTCGATCGCCAACCGCACCACCGGACTCGTCCTCGACGGCGGCGGACAGGTCCCCTCCGGATCCGTGACCAAGCAGTGGACCTGGGTGACCAACAACAACCTGCTGTGGACGTTCCAGCCCACCTCCTGA
- a CDS encoding GntR family transcriptional regulator, giving the protein MGTTQLESVPEPKYWHLKTVLSEALDSEFSVGEILPNERDLAARFGVARATLRQALEQLELEGRLQRRRGVGTTVAPPRVGVAVGTEQHAWPGAAGDVWQAADCTAAAPPAAVAAALETGPDETVYTVRRSRVSNGQPVAAELLYIPASSVPDLSAIDAPSGPARARAVLRELHRLELEGQDSSVELGSARADDAKELDRLPGAPVLVVTTRFLADGRTAALSVATYRADTCRLTFGDSGGVEIHQGPERQAS; this is encoded by the coding sequence GTGGGGACCACGCAGCTGGAATCGGTGCCGGAACCGAAGTACTGGCATCTCAAGACCGTGCTCAGTGAGGCATTGGACTCCGAGTTCTCCGTGGGCGAGATCCTGCCGAACGAGCGCGACCTGGCCGCCCGCTTCGGCGTCGCCCGCGCCACGCTCCGCCAGGCACTGGAGCAGCTCGAACTGGAAGGCAGGCTGCAGCGCCGACGCGGTGTCGGCACGACCGTCGCCCCGCCGCGCGTGGGCGTCGCTGTCGGCACGGAGCAGCACGCCTGGCCGGGAGCGGCCGGGGACGTGTGGCAGGCCGCCGACTGCACGGCGGCGGCCCCGCCCGCGGCCGTCGCCGCCGCGCTGGAGACGGGCCCGGACGAGACCGTGTACACGGTGCGCCGCTCCCGTGTGTCAAACGGCCAGCCCGTCGCCGCGGAGCTGCTCTACATCCCGGCGTCGTCGGTGCCCGACCTCTCCGCCATAGACGCGCCGTCCGGACCGGCACGCGCGCGTGCGGTGCTGCGCGAGCTGCACCGGCTGGAGCTGGAGGGGCAGGACAGCTCCGTGGAGCTCGGCTCCGCCCGCGCGGACGACGCCAAGGAACTGGACCGGCTGCCGGGGGCGCCCGTGCTCGTCGTCACCACCCGCTTCCTCGCCGACGGCCGCACCGCGGCCCTCTCCGTCGCCACCTACAGGGCGGACACCTGCCGCCTGACCTTCGGCGACTCGGGAGGCGTGGAGATCCACCAGGGACCCGAGCGCCAGGCGTCCTGA
- a CDS encoding LUD domain-containing protein produces the protein MVLDHGRGQGRRALTLLPAQHICLVRADQITPDVPDALRRLDPSRPLTLISGPSATSDIELERVRTSRFRSAVRWPRCEAVCSFHASTVIDPIYSCALT, from the coding sequence GTGGTCCTCGACCACGGTCGGGGCCAGGGACGGCGGGCACTGACGCTGCTCCCGGCCCAGCACATCTGCCTGGTCCGGGCCGATCAGATCACACCCGACGTGCCCGATGCGCTCCGCCGCCTCGACCCGTCGCGGCCGCTGACACTCATCTCAGGCCCCTCGGCGACCAGCGACATCGAGCTGGAGCGGGTCCGGACATCACGGTTTCGCAGTGCGGTCAGGTGGCCGCGCTGCGAAGCCGTGTGCAGTTTCCACGCATCGACCGTGATAGATCCGATCTATTCTTGCGCGTTGACCTGA
- a CDS encoding GDSL-type esterase/lipase family protein — MHTSRRLTARLTATASAACLAAAGLALVPAGEASAAGAPQGGHVYALTAANSGKNAAVLSDSLANAATVVQKTASGGPGQLWEAVDHGDGTFSLVNINSGKCMDVQNGSTNAGAAIIQWPCTGAGNQNWTFSGSAIVSARSGLCLDVSDGSTAEDHAIIQWTCKNTTNQQWSLTERPRSATWGPSMVSGGQTFTSQTIRMVVHNNTSGAGLRIRLSNLRSTTALSVGAVTVAVQSSGATAVAGTTHTVTFGRSATPTIPAGQELTSDVIPMPVAAEQNLLVSVYLPGTTGASTYHYDAHQTSYLSAAGTGNHAAEAAATNFTTTTNHWFYVAGLDVVSPTAKGTVVAIGDSITDGSIATDNANQRWPDYLARRLQAQSGGQRLGVADAGIGGNRVVTDSPSAQQGIAAVTRFSHDVLTQPGVKDAILLEGINDINQTSVTADQIIAGYQTMINQARQAGVRIIGGTILPNSTQTAAKAAIRAQVNQWIRTSGAFDAVIDFDAALRDPANPAQLLPAYDSGDHLHPNSAGMQAMANTVNLSLLTS, encoded by the coding sequence ATGCACACCTCCCGAAGACTCACCGCCAGACTCACGGCCACGGCATCCGCCGCCTGTCTGGCCGCCGCAGGACTCGCGCTCGTCCCGGCGGGAGAGGCCTCGGCCGCGGGCGCGCCGCAGGGCGGCCACGTCTACGCGCTGACGGCGGCCAACAGCGGCAAGAACGCCGCCGTGCTGTCGGACTCCCTGGCCAACGCAGCGACGGTCGTGCAGAAGACCGCCTCCGGCGGCCCCGGCCAGCTGTGGGAGGCGGTCGACCACGGCGACGGCACCTTCTCGCTGGTCAACATCAACAGCGGCAAGTGCATGGACGTCCAGAACGGCTCCACGAACGCGGGGGCCGCGATCATCCAGTGGCCCTGCACCGGCGCCGGCAACCAGAACTGGACCTTCAGCGGTTCGGCGATCGTCTCCGCCCGCAGCGGCCTGTGCCTGGACGTCTCCGACGGCTCCACCGCGGAGGACCACGCGATCATCCAGTGGACCTGCAAGAACACCACCAACCAGCAGTGGAGCCTGACCGAGCGCCCACGCTCGGCGACCTGGGGCCCGAGCATGGTCAGCGGCGGCCAGACCTTCACCTCGCAGACCATCCGGATGGTCGTCCACAACAACACCTCCGGCGCGGGACTGCGCATCCGACTGTCCAACCTGCGCAGCACGACCGCCCTCTCGGTCGGGGCCGTCACCGTGGCCGTCCAGTCCAGCGGCGCCACCGCGGTCGCGGGCACCACACACACCGTCACCTTCGGCCGGTCGGCCACGCCGACCATCCCCGCCGGGCAGGAACTGACCAGCGACGTCATACCGATGCCGGTCGCCGCGGAGCAGAACCTGCTGGTGAGCGTCTACCTCCCGGGCACCACCGGCGCCTCCACCTACCACTACGACGCCCACCAGACCTCGTACCTGTCCGCCGCGGGCACCGGCAACCACGCCGCCGAGGCGGCCGCGACGAACTTCACCACCACCACGAACCACTGGTTCTACGTCGCCGGACTCGACGTCGTGTCACCCACGGCCAAGGGAACCGTCGTGGCCATCGGCGACTCCATCACCGACGGCTCCATCGCCACCGACAACGCCAACCAGCGCTGGCCCGACTACCTCGCCCGGCGGCTGCAGGCCCAGTCCGGCGGCCAGCGCCTCGGCGTGGCCGATGCGGGCATCGGCGGCAACCGGGTGGTCACCGACAGCCCGTCCGCGCAGCAGGGCATCGCGGCCGTCACCCGGTTCTCCCACGACGTCCTGACCCAGCCGGGCGTGAAGGACGCCATCCTGCTGGAGGGCATCAACGACATCAACCAAACCAGCGTCACCGCCGACCAGATCATCGCCGGCTACCAGACCATGATCAACCAGGCGCGCCAGGCAGGCGTCCGGATCATCGGTGGGACCATCCTGCCGAACTCCACGCAGACCGCAGCCAAGGCCGCCATCCGCGCCCAGGTCAACCAGTGGATCCGGACCAGCGGCGCGTTCGACGCGGTGATCGACTTCGACGCGGCGCTCCGGGACCCGGCCAACCCGGCGCAGCTGCTCCCCGCCTACGACAGCGGCGACCATCTGCACCCCAACAGCGCGGGCATGCAGGCCATGGCCAACACGGTGAACCTCTCGCTGCTCACCTCCTGA